The window GCGATACGGCGCGCGAAGCGCTCCAACCCGACGGATTCGAGCGCCACACTCGCTCGAGGAGAGATCGAACATGAAACCCGTGTGCTTGGTACTGGGAGCTGGTGCGGGCATCGGCGGAACGGTCGCCCGACGCTTCGCTCGAGAGGGCTATCACGCGTGTTTGTGTCGGCGCAGCGACTCGGCGGGACTGGATGCGTTGGTGGACGCGATCAAGAGCGACGGGGGCTCGGCCACCGGCTTTCTCCTGAACGCAATCGAGGAAGGCTCGATCGAGGAACGAATTGCCGCCATCGAGGCCGACATCGGTCCCATCGAAGTCGTCGTCTACAACCTTGGCGCCCAGATCGGCGAGAGAGCGTTGAAGGACACGTCGGCCAAGGCCTTCGAGACGGGCTGGCGTATGGGGACGTTCGGTCTGTTTCGGCTTGCATCGGCCGTGTGCCCGCTGATGCAAGCGCGGGGCAAGGGAACGATCCTCGTGACCTCGTCGACCGCGGCGATGCGTGGGAACGGGGGTCAGCACTCGCACGCCGCGGCCATGGGAGGACGGCGCATGCTCTGCCAGAGCTTGAACGCGGAGTTCGCGTCGAAGGGCATCCACGTCGTCCACATCGTGATCGACGGCGCCGTGGATGCGCCCGACACGCTGGGAAAGATGCTCGGACCGGAGAAGTTCGAACGGCTCCGGGAAACCCGAGGCAGGGAACACGACGGGCTCATGCTTCCCGCGCAGATTTTGGAGACCTACCTCCACCTCGCGAAGCAACACCGATCCACGTGGACGCACGAGCTCGACCTGAGAGCGTTCTCGGATCGTCCATGGTGGAATCATTAGAGGGGCGCGACACATGACGAAAGACGTTGCACTCATCGTGGGAGGGGGCCCGGGCATCAGTGCGAGCTGTGCTCGGCTGTTCGCCAAGAGCGGAATGCAGGTCGCCATCGCCGCCAGGACACCCGACAAACCGGTTCTGCAGAACCTGGAGAGGACGCACGGCGTGCGCCGATACGCGTGCGATGCCAGCGAGCCCGCGGCAGTCGAGCTGCTGTTCCAGAACGTCGCGCGTGACCTCGGGACTCCCCGGCTCGTCGTGCACAACATCGACGGTCGGGTGGCCGGCATATTTCGCAAAGGCATCACCGAGGCCGACCCGAGCATGGCGCTCGAGACGCTTCGAAACTCGGCCTTCAGCGCATTCCTGGTCGGCCAGCAGGCCGCCCGGCTCATGCGCGAGAACGAGCCGGGCGCAAACGGCGCGAAGGGCACGATCATCTTCACGAACGCAAGCGCGGCGCTG is drawn from Deltaproteobacteria bacterium and contains these coding sequences:
- a CDS encoding SDR family NAD(P)-dependent oxidoreductase codes for the protein MKPVCLVLGAGAGIGGTVARRFAREGYHACLCRRSDSAGLDALVDAIKSDGGSATGFLLNAIEEGSIEERIAAIEADIGPIEVVVYNLGAQIGERALKDTSAKAFETGWRMGTFGLFRLASAVCPLMQARGKGTILVTSSTAAMRGNGGQHSHAAAMGGRRMLCQSLNAEFASKGIHVVHIVIDGAVDAPDTLGKMLGPEKFERLRETRGREHDGLMLPAQILETYLHLAKQHRSTWTHELDLRAFSDRPWWNH
- a CDS encoding SDR family oxidoreductase codes for the protein MTKDVALIVGGGPGISASCARLFAKSGMQVAIAARTPDKPVLQNLERTHGVRRYACDASEPAAVELLFQNVARDLGTPRLVVHNIDGRVAGIFRKGITEADPSMALETLRNSAFSAFLVGQQAARLMRENEPGANGAKGTIIFTNASAALKGFATSGAFAMACQAKSGLAQSMARELMPQGIHVANVPIDAAVGWTHDDGTRAHRLAGTAVDDNMADPDCIAETYLQLHRQHRSTWAFEVVLRPWVEKW